A window from Synechococcus sp. RSCCF101 encodes these proteins:
- a CDS encoding ARC6/PARC6 family protein: protein MELPIDHFRLLGVAPSADPETVLRALERRLDQSPAGDFSDEILDMRAALLRGSAERLADPEQRLTYESELTSLQDRHPDGVAGLEIASSLDLGGLLLLHEAGLDAEAFEAASRALQPPRAPALGSTRESDLGLLAALSCRAAAKEEQEARRFEASAHLLRRGSQLLQRTGQWPQQRRQIDAQLEELLPFRVLDLVSRDLSNRSERQEGLALLRDLVQRRGGLEGSRDAAGMDQDVFQAFFKQIRCYLTVQEQLDLFLSWEQNGSSTAAFLGSYTLIASGYAQRKPDRLSSAHGRLRATAAEGLEPVLACLELLLGDVESAEASFGLCSTPAIQDWISQKADDPLAVLCEYCCEWLNREVLAGYRDIEVVADLEAWFSDRDVQAYIESRDPAPAPATGFAPIETDWPGSDSLAAGPSDEASSDDSEAPAESPAPTSPLTPPWRAAWLQRLRNRDLLQPKPALAVLLGLLAALAAITWWASRPRPALLPADGQKPAVGNETAPEEQPQSADANGAATSTGPEATTPAAGATATAPPADDGEESDDTTEPPSTAEAPAPSSAPRPPLTDDAPSTDQLQELLGGWLDAKAAVLSGRENGSVLAEVARPALQQRVLKERREDESVGRSQEIEAAISGLEVSSRAPGRIEVSATVRYQDRVLGADGRLIEETAPTDLRVTYILGRDGQRWRLHEYISGR, encoded by the coding sequence GAGCGCCTGGCCGATCCGGAGCAGCGACTGACCTATGAATCCGAACTGACCAGCCTCCAGGACCGGCATCCCGATGGTGTGGCCGGGCTGGAGATCGCCTCGTCGCTGGATCTCGGTGGACTGCTGCTCCTGCATGAGGCCGGTCTGGATGCCGAGGCGTTCGAAGCGGCCAGCCGGGCGCTGCAGCCGCCGCGGGCTCCCGCTCTCGGCAGCACCCGGGAGAGCGACCTCGGCCTGCTGGCGGCACTGTCCTGCCGGGCCGCGGCGAAGGAGGAACAGGAGGCACGGCGCTTCGAGGCCTCGGCCCACCTGCTCCGTCGCGGTAGCCAGCTGCTCCAGCGCACGGGCCAGTGGCCGCAGCAGCGGCGTCAGATCGATGCGCAGCTCGAGGAGCTGCTGCCCTTCCGGGTGCTCGATCTGGTCAGCCGCGATCTGTCCAACCGCAGCGAACGGCAGGAGGGCCTGGCGCTGCTGCGCGATCTGGTGCAGCGGCGGGGCGGCCTGGAGGGCAGCCGGGACGCGGCGGGCATGGATCAGGACGTCTTTCAGGCGTTCTTCAAGCAGATCCGCTGCTACCTCACCGTGCAGGAGCAGCTGGACCTGTTCCTGAGCTGGGAGCAGAACGGGTCCTCGACGGCGGCGTTTCTGGGCAGCTATACCCTGATCGCCAGCGGCTACGCCCAGCGCAAACCCGATCGGCTCAGCTCAGCCCATGGCCGCCTGCGGGCCACGGCCGCGGAGGGGCTGGAACCCGTGCTGGCCTGCCTGGAGCTGCTGCTCGGGGATGTGGAGAGCGCCGAGGCCAGCTTCGGCCTCTGCAGCACACCGGCGATTCAGGACTGGATCAGCCAGAAGGCGGATGACCCCCTCGCGGTGCTCTGTGAATACTGCTGCGAGTGGCTGAACCGGGAGGTGCTGGCCGGCTACCGGGACATCGAGGTGGTGGCGGATCTCGAGGCCTGGTTCAGCGACCGGGATGTGCAGGCCTACATCGAGTCGCGCGATCCGGCGCCCGCCCCGGCAACGGGCTTCGCGCCGATCGAAACGGACTGGCCGGGCTCGGATTCCCTGGCTGCCGGCCCCAGCGATGAGGCGTCGAGCGATGACTCTGAAGCCCCTGCAGAGTCCCCGGCACCGACCAGCCCCCTGACCCCACCGTGGCGGGCAGCGTGGCTGCAGCGCCTGCGGAACCGTGATCTGCTGCAGCCGAAGCCGGCTCTTGCCGTGCTGCTGGGGCTGCTGGCCGCCCTGGCCGCCATCACCTGGTGGGCCAGCCGCCCCCGGCCGGCACTCCTGCCGGCCGATGGCCAGAAACCAGCAGTCGGCAACGAGACCGCGCCGGAAGAGCAGCCGCAGAGTGCCGATGCGAACGGGGCAGCCACCTCTACCGGACCGGAAGCCACCACACCGGCAGCCGGCGCCACCGCCACGGCCCCCCCGGCGGACGACGGCGAGGAAAGCGACGACACCACAGAACCGCCATCCACCGCTGAGGCTCCAGCCCCATCGAGCGCCCCCCGGCCACCACTCACCGACGATGCCCCGTCCACCGACCAGTTACAGGAGCTTCTCGGTGGTTGGCTCGATGCCAAGGCCGCTGTGCTCAGCGGCCGGGAGAACGGCTCGGTTCTCGCCGAGGTGGCCAGGCCGGCGCTGCAGCAGCGGGTGCTGAAGGAGCGCAGGGAGGACGAAAGCGTCGGCCGGAGCCAGGAGATTGAGGCGGCGATCAGCGGCTTGGAGGTGAGCAGCCGCGCACCGGGACGCATCGAGGTGTCCGCAACCGTTCGCTATCAGGACCGGGTGCTCGGCGCCGATGGGCGCCTGATCGAGGAGACGGCGCCGACCGATCTCAGAGTCACGTACATCCTCGGCCGGGACGGCCAGCGGTGGCGGCTGCACGAGTACATCAGCGGCCGCTGA
- the ffh gene encoding signal recognition particle protein, with amino-acid sequence MFDELSQRFEDAVKGLRGQDRITETNVEGALKQVRRALLDADVSLPVVKRFVEEVRQKAVGTEVVRGVSPDQTFIQVVHQQLVEVMGGDNAPLAHSGTPPTVVLMAGLQGAGKTTATAKLGLHLKDQGRRALMVAADVYRPAAIDQLHTLGEQIGVEVFSLGPDARPEAIAEAGLARARAEGFDTVLVDTAGRLQIDEGMMQEMVRIRTAVQPDEVLLVVDSMIGQEAADLTRAFHDQVGITGAVLTKLDGDSRGGAALSIREISGQPIKFIGTGEKVEALQPFHPERMASRILGMGDVLTLVERAQKEVELADVEKMQKKLQEASFDFNDFLQQMRLIKRMGSLGGLMKMIPGMNKIDSGMLEQGEQQLRRIEAMIGSMTVVERNQPELLAAQPSRRRRIASGSGHTPAEVDKVLEDFQKMRGMMRQMTNGGGFPGMGGGFPGMGGGMPGLGGGFPGLGGGMPGAPAMGAMGRGGKGAPPRRQRPFKKKKGFGDL; translated from the coding sequence ATGTTCGACGAACTCTCCCAACGCTTTGAAGATGCCGTCAAGGGTCTGCGGGGGCAGGACCGGATCACCGAGACCAACGTGGAGGGGGCGCTGAAGCAGGTGCGCCGGGCGCTGCTGGACGCGGATGTCAGCCTGCCGGTGGTGAAGCGCTTCGTGGAGGAGGTGCGGCAGAAGGCGGTGGGCACCGAGGTGGTGCGTGGCGTCAGTCCCGACCAGACCTTCATCCAGGTGGTGCATCAGCAGCTGGTGGAGGTGATGGGTGGCGACAACGCGCCTCTGGCCCACTCCGGAACGCCGCCCACGGTGGTGCTGATGGCGGGCCTGCAGGGGGCCGGCAAGACCACCGCCACCGCCAAGCTCGGCCTCCACCTCAAGGACCAGGGGCGCAGGGCACTGATGGTGGCCGCCGACGTGTACCGCCCCGCGGCGATCGATCAGCTCCACACCCTCGGTGAGCAGATCGGGGTGGAGGTGTTCAGCCTCGGGCCCGACGCCAGACCGGAGGCGATCGCCGAGGCGGGCCTGGCCCGGGCCCGGGCTGAAGGCTTCGACACCGTGCTGGTGGACACGGCCGGTCGCCTGCAGATCGACGAGGGGATGATGCAGGAGATGGTGCGGATCCGCACCGCTGTGCAGCCCGATGAAGTGCTGCTGGTTGTGGACTCGATGATCGGCCAGGAGGCCGCCGATCTCACACGCGCCTTTCACGACCAGGTGGGCATCACCGGTGCCGTGCTCACCAAGCTGGATGGCGATTCACGGGGGGGAGCAGCCCTCTCGATCCGCGAGATCAGCGGGCAGCCGATCAAGTTCATCGGCACCGGCGAGAAGGTGGAGGCGCTGCAACCGTTCCATCCGGAGCGGATGGCGAGCCGCATCCTCGGCATGGGCGATGTGCTGACCCTGGTGGAGCGGGCTCAGAAGGAGGTGGAGCTCGCCGACGTGGAGAAGATGCAGAAAAAACTGCAGGAAGCATCGTTCGATTTCAACGACTTCCTGCAGCAGATGCGTCTGATCAAGCGCATGGGATCCCTGGGCGGCCTGATGAAGATGATCCCGGGCATGAACAAGATCGACTCGGGCATGCTCGAACAGGGCGAGCAGCAGCTCCGGCGCATCGAGGCGATGATCGGCTCGATGACGGTGGTGGAGCGCAACCAGCCCGAGCTTCTGGCCGCCCAGCCGTCCCGTCGCCGCCGGATCGCATCCGGCAGCGGCCACACCCCGGCCGAGGTGGACAAGGTGCTGGAGGACTTCCAGAAGATGCGCGGGATGATGCGTCAGATGACCAACGGTGGGGGCTTCCCGGGCATGGGCGGTGGTTTCCCTGGAATGGGTGGCGGCATGCCCGGCCTGGGCGGAGGATTCCCCGGCCTGGGCGGCGGCATGCCCGGTGCACCGGCGATGGGGGCGATGGGCCGCGGCGGCAAGGGAGCTCCTCCCCGCCGGCAGCGTCCGTTCAAGAAGAAGAAGGGATTCGGCGACCTGTGA
- the rpsP gene encoding 30S ribosomal protein S16, translated as MIKLRLKRFGKKREASFRLVACNSTSRRDGRPLQELGFYNPRTKETRLDAEALRERLNQGAQPTDAVRTLLEKGGLLEKTVRPAERIGKAKQAAERDKAAKAAAAEKASAAKEAEAAAAADSSDGDADS; from the coding sequence ATGATCAAGCTCCGCCTGAAGCGGTTCGGCAAGAAACGGGAGGCGAGTTTCCGCCTCGTCGCCTGCAACAGCACCTCACGCCGCGACGGCAGGCCTCTTCAGGAGCTCGGCTTCTACAACCCCCGCACCAAGGAGACCCGCCTCGATGCCGAGGCCCTGCGCGAGCGGCTGAACCAGGGAGCCCAACCCACCGACGCCGTGCGCACGCTGCTGGAGAAAGGCGGTCTGCTGGAGAAGACCGTGCGGCCGGCCGAACGCATCGGCAAGGCCAAGCAGGCGGCCGAGCGCGACAAGGCGGCCAAAGCCGCTGCCGCTGAAAAAGCCAGCGCGGCCAAGGAAGCGGAAGCCGCCGCCGCGGCTGACAGCAGCGATGGCGACGCCGATTCCTGA
- a CDS encoding PhoH family protein, giving the protein MAEATSTGRFSLDLHDPQAALALSGPAEANLRQIQALTGASCVLRGLELVVNGRPAQIERAAAVVELVRPLWSEGQDVTEVDLRTALTALDTGRRDDHAGMNRQVLARSQRGTLLRPRTLRQKAYVEAMQEHDLTFAVGPAGTGKTFLATVLAVRMLNDRAVERLILTRPAVEAGERLGFLPGDLQQKVDPYLRPLYDALHSLMGAEKTTALLEKGVIEVAPLAYMRGRTLSHAFVILDEAQNTTSAQMRMVLTRLGEGSRMVVTGDVTQVDLPPGQTSGLVEAASVLDGVDGVAVCRLTSADVVRHPLVQRVVDAYAARDRSRAGMGRSAPVSRRSLPG; this is encoded by the coding sequence ATGGCTGAAGCCACCAGCACCGGTCGCTTCAGCCTCGATCTGCACGATCCCCAGGCCGCCCTGGCCCTCTCCGGGCCGGCCGAGGCCAATCTCCGCCAGATCCAGGCCCTGACGGGCGCCTCCTGCGTGCTGAGAGGTCTGGAGCTCGTGGTCAACGGCCGGCCGGCTCAGATCGAACGGGCGGCTGCAGTTGTGGAGCTTGTCCGTCCCCTCTGGAGCGAGGGCCAGGACGTCACGGAGGTGGACCTGCGCACGGCCCTCACCGCCCTGGACACCGGGCGCCGTGATGACCATGCCGGCATGAACCGCCAGGTGCTGGCCCGCAGCCAGCGCGGCACCCTGCTCCGGCCCCGCACCCTGCGCCAGAAGGCCTACGTGGAGGCGATGCAGGAGCACGACCTCACCTTCGCCGTGGGTCCGGCCGGCACGGGCAAAACCTTCCTGGCCACGGTGCTGGCCGTTCGGATGCTGAACGACCGGGCGGTGGAGCGCCTGATCCTCACACGCCCCGCCGTGGAGGCCGGGGAACGGCTCGGCTTTCTGCCCGGTGACCTGCAGCAGAAGGTGGATCCCTACCTGCGGCCGCTCTACGACGCCCTCCACAGCCTGATGGGTGCCGAAAAAACCACCGCTCTGCTCGAGAAGGGGGTGATCGAGGTGGCCCCGCTGGCCTACATGCGCGGGCGCACTCTCTCCCACGCCTTCGTGATCCTGGACGAAGCCCAGAACACCACATCCGCCCAGATGCGCATGGTGCTCACCCGCCTCGGCGAGGGCTCGCGCATGGTGGTCACCGGCGACGTGACCCAGGTGGACCTGCCTCCGGGGCAGACGAGCGGCCTGGTGGAGGCGGCCTCGGTGCTGGACGGGGTGGACGGGGTGGCCGTCTGCCGGCTCACCTCGGCCGATGTGGTGCGCCACCCGCTTGTGCAGCGGGTCGTGGATGCCTATGCCGCCCGCGACCGCAGCCGTGCGGGCATGGGGAGATCCGCACCTGTCTCCCGCCGATCCCTGCCAGGATGA
- a CDS encoding Bax inhibitor-1 family protein has translation MPASSNFQQAIREAQSSALVGPNVVNKALPYVGGGMVLTAAGVIGGLSLIGSGSPLFMPLFWVALIGNFILFFVAQNVAMKGNNGTALPLLSAYSLITGFTLSGLVAYAIGVAGIGAIGTAALATGLTFVVASFAGRRMSDSVGQSLSAVVGLGLIGLIIAMVVQLIGSFFAPGMFGGNGFELMIAGFGTVLFVGAAFVDFYTMPRTYSDEQYLAGALGMYLTYINLFIFILRLIIAIQGGGRRD, from the coding sequence ATGCCAGCCAGCAGCAACTTTCAGCAAGCGATCCGCGAGGCGCAGTCGAGCGCCCTGGTGGGTCCCAACGTCGTCAACAAGGCCCTTCCCTACGTGGGAGGCGGCATGGTGCTCACCGCCGCCGGTGTGATCGGTGGCCTGAGCCTGATCGGCAGCGGCAGCCCCCTGTTCATGCCCCTGTTCTGGGTGGCACTGATCGGCAACTTCATCCTCTTCTTCGTGGCCCAGAACGTGGCCATGAAGGGCAACAACGGCACCGCCCTCCCTCTGCTCTCGGCCTACAGCCTGATCACGGGCTTCACCCTCAGCGGACTGGTGGCCTACGCCATCGGCGTGGCGGGCATCGGGGCCATCGGCACCGCGGCTCTGGCCACCGGCCTGACCTTCGTGGTGGCCTCCTTCGCCGGGCGCCGGATGAGCGACAGCGTCGGTCAGTCCCTCTCGGCCGTGGTGGGCCTGGGTCTGATCGGCCTGATCATCGCCATGGTGGTGCAGCTGATCGGCAGTTTCTTCGCACCGGGGATGTTCGGCGGCAACGGCTTCGAGCTGATGATCGCCGGCTTCGGCACCGTGCTGTTTGTGGGTGCGGCCTTCGTGGACTTCTACACGATGCCGCGCACCTACAGCGATGAGCAGTACCTGGCCGGTGCGCTGGGCATGTATCTCACCTACATCAATCTGTTCATCTTCATCCTGCGCCTGATCATCGCCATTCAGGGCGGCGGACGGCGAGACTGA
- a CDS encoding glycosyltransferase produces the protein MHIVVATSIYRQPLWMVQQAIASVRAQTHQDLSLILRIDGPGACGEDLGRWLQDEAARDRRLTVLVGRRNLGNFGSLNRMLRQAEAEAFAQLDGDDVLDPQALALCAEALREHPSCSFVYSRYEEIDQKGALIGQGDRSLTPYSPLASLVQFIPFHLRLVRMSSYRAIGGYRAEFPYAGDYDLSLRLAEIGDVAHLPRTLYRHRLHTASASSVDRQRTVAEAYAVAREALYRRGWADRFRLQLNFDGRVSLHPQSDGPPDPTGAASDPYRLYRVGPWAMAPSP, from the coding sequence ATGCACATCGTCGTTGCCACCTCGATCTACCGGCAGCCGCTGTGGATGGTGCAGCAGGCCATCGCCAGCGTGCGCGCCCAGACCCATCAGGATCTGAGCCTGATCCTGCGCATCGATGGTCCCGGCGCCTGCGGAGAGGATCTGGGCCGCTGGCTGCAGGACGAGGCCGCCCGGGACCGGAGGCTGACGGTCCTCGTCGGCCGCCGCAACCTCGGCAATTTCGGGTCCCTCAACCGGATGCTCCGCCAGGCCGAAGCGGAAGCCTTCGCTCAGCTCGATGGAGACGACGTCCTGGATCCGCAGGCCCTGGCGCTCTGCGCCGAGGCGCTCCGGGAGCATCCGTCCTGCAGCTTCGTCTACTCACGCTATGAGGAGATCGATCAGAAGGGAGCCCTGATCGGCCAGGGCGACCGCAGCCTCACGCCCTATTCGCCGCTCGCCAGCCTGGTGCAGTTCATCCCGTTCCACCTGCGGCTGGTGCGGATGTCGTCCTACCGGGCCATCGGTGGCTACAGAGCGGAATTTCCCTACGCGGGTGATTACGACCTCAGCCTGAGACTGGCCGAGATCGGGGATGTGGCCCATCTGCCGCGGACGCTCTATCGGCACCGCCTCCACACCGCCAGCGCCTCAAGCGTGGATCGGCAGCGCACCGTGGCCGAGGCCTACGCGGTGGCCCGGGAGGCGCTGTACCGCAGGGGCTGGGCCGATCGCTTCAGGCTGCAACTGAATTTCGACGGCAGGGTCTCCCTGCATCCCCAGTCCGATGGGCCGCCGGATCCCACGGGAGCGGCATCGGATCCCTACCGCCTCTACCGGGTGGGTCCCTGGGCCATGGCCCCATCGCCGTAG
- a CDS encoding glycosyltransferase: MLSVIIATFNPSELILEALASVRDQQHLLSCGSLEIVVVDDGSTDPASLALLDGIAAEGIAVLHQPNRGLSSARNAGIRAARAPILLPLDDDNRLLAPYLRSGVPLLLEHPELAGVYGDRQDFGIDNGVRRIGALTLPELCSMNRIDACALIRREWWERCGGYDESLTALEDWDLWLGILRRGGVLHHLPELCFAYRTRPGSMVRRLYDQPARLAELHRVLSAKHGLQLGVARQEFSASITLPDCRTWLDLSAYGRYGDGAMAQGPTR; the protein is encoded by the coding sequence GTGCTGAGCGTGATCATCGCCACCTTCAATCCCTCTGAGCTGATCCTGGAGGCCCTGGCGAGTGTTCGGGATCAGCAGCATCTCCTCAGCTGTGGTTCGCTTGAGATCGTTGTGGTGGACGACGGCTCCACCGATCCGGCCAGCCTGGCCCTGCTGGATGGAATCGCCGCCGAGGGAATCGCGGTGCTGCATCAGCCCAACCGCGGGCTTTCCTCGGCCCGCAATGCCGGCATCCGGGCGGCGCGTGCCCCCATCCTGCTGCCCCTGGATGACGACAACCGTCTGCTGGCGCCCTATCTGCGCAGCGGTGTGCCGCTCCTGCTCGAGCATCCCGAACTGGCCGGGGTCTACGGCGACCGCCAGGACTTCGGCATCGACAACGGTGTGCGCCGGATCGGGGCGCTGACGCTGCCGGAGCTCTGCAGCATGAATCGGATCGATGCCTGTGCGCTGATCCGGCGTGAGTGGTGGGAGCGGTGCGGCGGCTACGACGAGTCGCTGACCGCCCTGGAGGATTGGGACCTCTGGCTCGGCATCCTGCGCCGTGGCGGGGTCCTGCACCATCTGCCGGAGCTCTGCTTCGCTTACCGGACCCGGCCCGGATCGATGGTGCGACGGCTCTATGACCAGCCCGCCAGGCTGGCGGAGCTGCATCGTGTTCTCTCGGCGAAACACGGGCTTCAGCTGGGGGTCGCCCGCCAGGAGTTCAGTGCCTCGATCACCCTGCCCGACTGCCGCACCTGGCTGGATCTGTCCGCCTACGGGCGCTACGGCGATGGGGCCATGGCCCAGGGACCCACCCGGTAG